A window from Nomascus leucogenys isolate Asia chromosome 24, Asia_NLE_v1, whole genome shotgun sequence encodes these proteins:
- the UBXN11 gene encoding UBX domain-containing protein 11 isoform X4 → MASMTRKLWDLEQQVKAQTDEILSKDRKIAALEDLVQTLRPHPAEATLQRQEELETMCVQLQRQVREMERFLADYGLQWVGEPMDQEDSESKTVSEDGERDWMTAKKFWKPGDSLAPPEVDFDRLLASLQDLSELVVEGDTQVTPVPGGARLRTLEPIPLKLYRNGIMMFDGPFQPFYDPSTQRCLRDILDGFFPSELQRLYPNGVPFKVSDLRSQVYLEDGLDPFPGEGRVVGRQRMHKALDRVEEHPGSRMTAEKFLNRLPKFVIRKGEVIDIRGPIRDTLQNCCPLPARIQEIVVETPTLAAERERSRESPNTPAPRLSMLRIKSENGEQAFLLMMQPDNTIGDVRALLAQARAMDASAFEIFSTFPPTLYQDDALTLQAAGLVPKAALLLRARQAPKSSPNFSPGPSPGPQ, encoded by the exons ATGGCCTCCATGACGAGGAAGTTGTGGGACCTGGAGCAGCAGGTGAAGGCCCAGACTGATGAGATACTGTCCAAG GATCGGAAGATAGCAGCCCTGGAGGACCTGGTGCAGACCCTCCGGCCACACCCAG CCGAGGCAACCCTGCAGCGGCAGGAGGAACTGGAGACGATGTGCGTGCAGCTACAGCGGCAGGTCAGGGAGATGGAG CGGTTCCTCGCTGACTATGGCCTGCAGTGGGTGGGCGAGCCCATGGACCAGGAGGACTCAGAGAGCAAGACAGTCTCAGAGGATGGCGAGAGGGACTGGATGACAGCCAAGAAGTTCTGGAAGCCAG GGGACTCATTGGCGCCCCCTGAAGTGGACTTTGACAGGCTGCTGGCCAGCCTGCAGGATCTTAGTGAGCTGGTGGTAGAGGGTGACACCCAGGTGACACCAGTGCCCGGTGGGGCACGGCTGCGTACCCTGGAGCCCATCCCACTGAAGCTCTACCGGAATGGCATCATGATGTTCGACGGGCCCTTCCAGCCCTTCTACGATCCCTCCACACAG CGCTGCCTCCGAGACATATTGGATGGCTTCTTTCCCTCAGAGCTCCAGCGACTGTACCCCAATGGGGTCCCCTTTAAG GTGAGTGACTTGCGCAGTCAGGTCTACTTGGAAGATgggctggaccccttcccaggcGAGGGCCGTGTGGTGGGCAGGCAGCGGATGCACAAGGCCTTGGACAGGGTGGAGGAGCACCCAG GCTCCAGGATGACTGCTGAGAAATTTCTGAACAGGCTCCCCAAGTTTGTGATCCGGAAAGGCGAGGTGATTGACATCCGGGGCCCCATCAGGGACACCTTGCAG AACTGCTGCCCATTGCCTGCCCGTATCCAGGAAATTGTGGTGGAGACGCCCACCTTGGCCGCTGAGCGAGAGAG GAGCCGGGAGTCGCCCAACACGCCGGCACCCCGGCTCTCCATGCTGCGCATCAAGTCTGAGAATGGGGAACAGGCCTTCCTACTGATGATGCAGCCTGACAACACCATTGGGGACGTGCGAGCTCTGCTAGCGCAGGCCAG GGCCATGGATGCCTCTGCTTTTGAGATCTTCAGCACATTCCCGCCCACCCTCTACCAGGATGATGCACTCACACTGCAGGCTGCAGGCCTCGTGCCCAAAGCAGCACTGCTGCTGCGGGCACGCCAAGCCCCGAAGTCCAGCCCGAACTTCAGTCCTGGCCCCAGTCCCGGTCCCCAATAA
- the UBXN11 gene encoding UBX domain-containing protein 11 isoform X2 has translation MSSPLASLSKTRKVPLPSEPVNPGRRGIRIYGDVPASHDSELMASMTRKLWDLEQQVKAQTDEILSKDRKIAALEDLVQTLRPHPAEATLQRQEELETMCVQLQRQVREMERFLADYGLQWVGEPMDQEDSESKTVSEDGERDWMTAKKFWKPGDSLAPPEVDFDRLLASLQDLSELVVEGDTQVTPVPGGARLRTLEPIPLKLYRNGIMMFDGPFQPFYDPSTQRCLRDILDGFFPSELQRLYPNGVPFKVSDLRSQVYLEDGLDPFPGEGRVVGRQRMHKALDRVEEHPGSRMTAEKFLNRLPKFVIRKGEVIDIRGPIRDTLQNCCPLPARIQEIVVETPTLAAERERSRESPNTPAPRLSMLRIKSENGEQAFLLMMQPDNTIGDVRALLAQARAMDASAFEIFSTFPPTLYQDDALTLQAAGLVPKAALLLRARQAPKSSPNFSPGPSPGPQ, from the exons TCCCTGCATCCCATGACTCGGAGCTGATGGCCTCCATGACGAGGAAGTTGTGGGACCTGGAGCAGCAGGTGAAGGCCCAGACTGATGAGATACTGTCCAAG GATCGGAAGATAGCAGCCCTGGAGGACCTGGTGCAGACCCTCCGGCCACACCCAG CCGAGGCAACCCTGCAGCGGCAGGAGGAACTGGAGACGATGTGCGTGCAGCTACAGCGGCAGGTCAGGGAGATGGAG CGGTTCCTCGCTGACTATGGCCTGCAGTGGGTGGGCGAGCCCATGGACCAGGAGGACTCAGAGAGCAAGACAGTCTCAGAGGATGGCGAGAGGGACTGGATGACAGCCAAGAAGTTCTGGAAGCCAG GGGACTCATTGGCGCCCCCTGAAGTGGACTTTGACAGGCTGCTGGCCAGCCTGCAGGATCTTAGTGAGCTGGTGGTAGAGGGTGACACCCAGGTGACACCAGTGCCCGGTGGGGCACGGCTGCGTACCCTGGAGCCCATCCCACTGAAGCTCTACCGGAATGGCATCATGATGTTCGACGGGCCCTTCCAGCCCTTCTACGATCCCTCCACACAG CGCTGCCTCCGAGACATATTGGATGGCTTCTTTCCCTCAGAGCTCCAGCGACTGTACCCCAATGGGGTCCCCTTTAAG GTGAGTGACTTGCGCAGTCAGGTCTACTTGGAAGATgggctggaccccttcccaggcGAGGGCCGTGTGGTGGGCAGGCAGCGGATGCACAAGGCCTTGGACAGGGTGGAGGAGCACCCAG GCTCCAGGATGACTGCTGAGAAATTTCTGAACAGGCTCCCCAAGTTTGTGATCCGGAAAGGCGAGGTGATTGACATCCGGGGCCCCATCAGGGACACCTTGCAG AACTGCTGCCCATTGCCTGCCCGTATCCAGGAAATTGTGGTGGAGACGCCCACCTTGGCCGCTGAGCGAGAGAG GAGCCGGGAGTCGCCCAACACGCCGGCACCCCGGCTCTCCATGCTGCGCATCAAGTCTGAGAATGGGGAACAGGCCTTCCTACTGATGATGCAGCCTGACAACACCATTGGGGACGTGCGAGCTCTGCTAGCGCAGGCCAG GGCCATGGATGCCTCTGCTTTTGAGATCTTCAGCACATTCCCGCCCACCCTCTACCAGGATGATGCACTCACACTGCAGGCTGCAGGCCTCGTGCCCAAAGCAGCACTGCTGCTGCGGGCACGCCAAGCCCCGAAGTCCAGCCCGAACTTCAGTCCTGGCCCCAGTCCCGGTCCCCAATAA
- the CEP85 gene encoding centrosomal protein of 85 kDa isoform X1 has translation MAMQEKYPTEGISQVTSPSSNVIQKGSSLGTEWQTPVISEPFRSRFSRCSSVADSGDTAIGTSCSDIAEDFCSSSGSPPFQPIKSHVTIPTAHVMPSTLGTSPAKPNSTPVGPSSSKLPLSGLVESVGMTRNGDLGAMKHSPGLSRDLMYFSGATGENGIEQSWFPAVGHERQEEVRKFDIPSMESTLNQSAMMETLYSDPHHRVRFHNPRTSTSKELYKVLPEAKKAPGSGAVFERNGPHSNSSGVLPLGLQPAPGLSKPLPSQVWQPSPDTWHPREQSCELSTCRQQLELIRLQMEQMQLQNGAICHHPAAFAPSLPILEPAQWISILNSNEHLLKEKELLIDKQRKHISQLEQKVRESELRVHSALLGRPAPFGDVCLLRLQELQRENTFLRAQFAQKTEALSREKIDLEKKLSASEVEVQLIRESLKVALQKHSEEVKKQEERVKGRDKHINNLKKKCQKESEQNREKQQRIETLERYLADLPTLEDHQKQSQQLKDSELKSTELQEKVTELETLLEETQAICREKEIQLESLRQREAEFSSAGHSLQDKQSVEETSGEGPEVEMESWQKQCDSLQKIVEKQQQKMDQLRSQVQSLEQEVAQEEGTSQALREEAQRRDSALQQLRTAVKELSVQNQDLIEKNLTLQEHLRQAQPGSPPSPDTAQLALELHQELASCLQDLQAVCSIVTQRAQGHDPNLSLLLGIHSAQHPETQLDLQKPDVIKRKLEEVQQLRRDIEDLRTTMSDRYAQDMGENCVTQ, from the exons ATTTTTGCAGCTCAAGTGGCAGTCCTCCTTTCCAGCCCATCAAAAGCCACGTAACCATTCCAACAGCCCATGTGATGCCTTCTACTTTAGGGACCTCTCCTGCCAAGCCAAATTCTACACCTGTTGGACCCTCTTCCTCTAAACTCCCTTTGTCAGGGTTGGTTGAAAGTGTGGGAATGACAAGAAATGGAGACCTCGGTGcaatgaaacattctccaggccTCTCTAGAGATCTCATGTATTTCTCTGGTGCTACTGGAGAAAATGGAATTGAGCAGTCCTGGTTTCCAGCAGTGGGCCATGAAAGACAAGAAGAGGTGAGGAAGTTTGATATTCCTAGCATGGAATCTACCCTCAATCAGTCGGCAATGATGGAGACACTTTATTCAGATCCTCACCACCGAGTCCGCTTCCACAACCCAAGAACCAGCACAAGTAAGGAGTTGTACAAAGTGTTGCCTGAGGCCAAGAAGGCACCGGGCAGTGGGGCAGTGTTTGAGCGGAATGGACCACATTCTAATAGCAGTGGGGTCCTCCCTTTGGGACTCCAGCCTGCTCCCGGGCTCTCCAAGCCTCTGCCCTCTCAGGTGTGGCAGCCGAGTCCTGACACTTGGCATCCCCGAGAGCAATCTTGTGAACTCAGCACTTGTCGGCAGCAGCTGGAATTGATTCGTTTACAGATGGAGCAAATGCAG CTTCAGAACGGAGCCATCTGCCACCATCCTGCTGCTTTTGCTCCTTCACTGCCCATCTTAGAGCCAGCACAGTGGATCAGCATCTTGAACAGTAATGAACACCTTCTGAAGGAAAAAGAGCTTCTCATTGACAA GCAGAGGAAACACATCTCTCAGCTGGAGCAGAAAGTGCGAGAGAGCGAACTGCGAGTCCACAGTGCGCTCTTGGGCCGCCCTGCCCCCTTTGGTGATGTCTGCTTGCTGAGGCTACAG GAATTGCAGCGAGAAAACACTTTCTTACGTGCACAGTTTGCACAGAAGACAGAAGCCTTGAGCAGAGAAAAGATTGACCTTGAAAAGAAACTCTCTGCTTCTGAAGTTGAAGTCCAGCTCATCAGAGAGTCGCTCAAAGTGGCgttgcagaagcattctgaggaagtgaagaaacaggaagaaagg GTCAAAGGTCGTGATAAACATAtcaataatttgaaaaagaaatgccaGAAGGAATCAGAGCAGAACCGGGAGAAGCAGCAGCGTATTGAGACTTTGGAGCGCTACCTGGCTGACCTGCCCACACTGGAAGACCATCAGAAGCAGAGCCAGCAG CTTAAGGATTCTGAGTTGAAGAGCACAGAGCTGCAGGAGAAAGTGACTGAGCTGGAGACTTTGCTGGAGGAGACCCAGGCAATCTGCAGAGAGAAGGAGATTCAGCTGGAAAGcctgaggcagagagaagcagaATTCTCCTCTGCTGGACATAG CCTGCAAGATAAACAGTCTGTGGAGGAGACCAGTGGAGAAGGTCCAGAAGTGGAAATGGAGTCCTGGCAGAAGCAATGTGATTCGCTCCAAAAG ATtgtggagaagcagcagcagaagatGGATCAGTTGCGCTCACAAGTACAG AGCCTAGAGCAGGAAGTGGCTCAAGAAGAAGGAACAAGCCAGGCCCTGAGAGAGGAGGCCCAGCGAAGGGATTCAGCCCTGCAGCAGCTGCGCACAGCTGTGAAGGAG CTTTCAGTGCAAAACCAGGACTTGATTGAGAAGAATCTGACGCTCCAGGAACACCTGCGCCAGGCCCAACCAGGGTCTCCACCTTCACCAGACACGGCCCAGTTGGCACTTGAGCTGCACCAGGAGTTGGCCAGTTGCCTTCAAGATCTGCAGGCTGTCTGTAGCATTGTGACCCAGAGGGCCCAGGGCCATGACCCCAATCTCTCCCTGCTCCTGGGCATTCACT CAGCACAGCACCCAGAGACTCAGCTAGATTTGCAGAAGCCAGATGTGATCAAGAGGAAACTAGAAGAGGTTCAACAGCTGCGTCGTGACATTGAGGACTTAAGGACCACCATGTCAGACAGATATGCCCAGGACATGGGAGAAAACTGTGTCACACAGTGA
- the SH3BGRL3 gene encoding LOW QUALITY PROTEIN: SH3 domain-binding glutamic acid-rich-like protein 3 (The sequence of the model RefSeq protein was modified relative to this genomic sequence to represent the inferred CDS: inserted 2 bases in 2 codons; deleted 2 bases in 2 codons): MHQTCVWLEXEASARPSPGPVLPPSPSPVHTELQIREGPQRTSRAAAEGAPCVGRVRCAPGHRGGREGASGARGGVAQVPPRLPAPPIGPERDDXAGGAGRKPLPSTAAASSSPGSAAAATAALCPPARLSTPSMSGLRVYSTSVTGSREIKSQQSEVTRILDGKRIQYQLVDISQDNALRDEMRALAGNPKATPPQIVNGDQYCGDYELFVEAVEQNTLQEFLKLA; the protein is encoded by the exons ATGCACCAAACCTGTGTGTGGCTGG AGGAGGCTTCTGCCAGACCCTCTCCCGGGCCTGTCCTGccacccagcccctccccagtC CACACTGAGCTCCAGATCAGGGAAGGGCCGCAAAGGACCAGCAGGGCAGCCGCAGAAGGGGCG CCCTGCGTGGGACGGGTCCGTTGCGCGCCTGGTCAccgagggggaagggaaggggcctCTGGCGCGCGGGGCGGTGTCGCGCAGGTCCCGCCCCGCCTGCCCGCGCCGCCCATTGGTCCCGAGCGCGATG TTGCGGGCGGAGCAGGAAGGAAACCGCTCCCGAGCACGGCGGCGGCGTCGTCGTCTCCCGGCAGTGCAGCTGCCGCTACCGCCGCCCTCTGCCCGCCGGCCCGTCTGTCTACCCCCAGCATGAGCGGCCTGCGCGTCTACAGCACGTCGGTCACCGGCTCCCGCGAA ATCAAGTCCCAGCAGAGTGAGGTGACCCGAATCCTGGATGGGAAGCGCATCCAATACCAGCTAGTGGACATCTCCCAGGACAACGCCCTGAGGGATGAGATGCGAGCCTTGGCAGGCAACCCCAAGGCCACCCCACCCCAGATTGTCAACGGGGACCAGTACTGTGGG GACTATGAGCTCTTCGTGGAGGCTGTGGAACAAAACACGCTGCAGGAGTTCCTGAAGCTGGCCTGA
- the CEP85 gene encoding centrosomal protein of 85 kDa isoform X2, whose amino-acid sequence MAMQEKYPTEGISQVTSPSSNVIQKGSSLGTEWQTPVISEPFRSRFSRCSSVADSGDTAIGTSCSDIAEDFCSSSGSPPFQPIKSHVTIPTAHVMPSTLGTSPAKPNSTPVGPSSSKLPLSGLVESVGMTRNGDLGAMKHSPGLSRDLMYFSGATGENGIEQSWFPAVGHERQEEVRKFDIPSMESTLNQSAMMETLYSDPHHRVRFHNPRTSTSKELYKVLPEAKKAPGSGAVFERNGPHSNSSGVLPLGLQPAPGLSKPLPSQVWQPSPDTWHPREQSCELSTCRQQLELIRLQMEQMQLQNGAICHHPAAFAPSLPILEPAQWISILNSNEHLLKEKELLIDKQRKHISQLEQKVRESELRVHSALLGRPAPFGDVCLLRLQELQRENTFLRAQFAQKTEALSREKIDLEKKLSASEVEVQLIRESLKVALQKHSEEVKKQEERVKGRDKHINNLKKKCQKESEQNREKQQRIETLERYLADLPTLEDHQKQSQQLKDSELKSTELQEKVTELETLLEETQAICREKEIQLESLRQREAEFSSAGHSLQDKQSVEETSGEGPEVEMESWQKQCDSLQKIVEKQQQKMDQLRSQVQSLEQEVAQEEGTSQALREEAQRRDSALQQLRTAVKELSVQNQDLIEKNLTLQEHLRQAQPGSPPSPDTAQLALELHQELASCLQDLQAVCSIVTQRAQGHDPNLSLLLGIHSQHPETQLDLQKPDVIKRKLEEVQQLRRDIEDLRTTMSDRYAQDMGENCVTQ is encoded by the exons ATTTTTGCAGCTCAAGTGGCAGTCCTCCTTTCCAGCCCATCAAAAGCCACGTAACCATTCCAACAGCCCATGTGATGCCTTCTACTTTAGGGACCTCTCCTGCCAAGCCAAATTCTACACCTGTTGGACCCTCTTCCTCTAAACTCCCTTTGTCAGGGTTGGTTGAAAGTGTGGGAATGACAAGAAATGGAGACCTCGGTGcaatgaaacattctccaggccTCTCTAGAGATCTCATGTATTTCTCTGGTGCTACTGGAGAAAATGGAATTGAGCAGTCCTGGTTTCCAGCAGTGGGCCATGAAAGACAAGAAGAGGTGAGGAAGTTTGATATTCCTAGCATGGAATCTACCCTCAATCAGTCGGCAATGATGGAGACACTTTATTCAGATCCTCACCACCGAGTCCGCTTCCACAACCCAAGAACCAGCACAAGTAAGGAGTTGTACAAAGTGTTGCCTGAGGCCAAGAAGGCACCGGGCAGTGGGGCAGTGTTTGAGCGGAATGGACCACATTCTAATAGCAGTGGGGTCCTCCCTTTGGGACTCCAGCCTGCTCCCGGGCTCTCCAAGCCTCTGCCCTCTCAGGTGTGGCAGCCGAGTCCTGACACTTGGCATCCCCGAGAGCAATCTTGTGAACTCAGCACTTGTCGGCAGCAGCTGGAATTGATTCGTTTACAGATGGAGCAAATGCAG CTTCAGAACGGAGCCATCTGCCACCATCCTGCTGCTTTTGCTCCTTCACTGCCCATCTTAGAGCCAGCACAGTGGATCAGCATCTTGAACAGTAATGAACACCTTCTGAAGGAAAAAGAGCTTCTCATTGACAA GCAGAGGAAACACATCTCTCAGCTGGAGCAGAAAGTGCGAGAGAGCGAACTGCGAGTCCACAGTGCGCTCTTGGGCCGCCCTGCCCCCTTTGGTGATGTCTGCTTGCTGAGGCTACAG GAATTGCAGCGAGAAAACACTTTCTTACGTGCACAGTTTGCACAGAAGACAGAAGCCTTGAGCAGAGAAAAGATTGACCTTGAAAAGAAACTCTCTGCTTCTGAAGTTGAAGTCCAGCTCATCAGAGAGTCGCTCAAAGTGGCgttgcagaagcattctgaggaagtgaagaaacaggaagaaagg GTCAAAGGTCGTGATAAACATAtcaataatttgaaaaagaaatgccaGAAGGAATCAGAGCAGAACCGGGAGAAGCAGCAGCGTATTGAGACTTTGGAGCGCTACCTGGCTGACCTGCCCACACTGGAAGACCATCAGAAGCAGAGCCAGCAG CTTAAGGATTCTGAGTTGAAGAGCACAGAGCTGCAGGAGAAAGTGACTGAGCTGGAGACTTTGCTGGAGGAGACCCAGGCAATCTGCAGAGAGAAGGAGATTCAGCTGGAAAGcctgaggcagagagaagcagaATTCTCCTCTGCTGGACATAG CCTGCAAGATAAACAGTCTGTGGAGGAGACCAGTGGAGAAGGTCCAGAAGTGGAAATGGAGTCCTGGCAGAAGCAATGTGATTCGCTCCAAAAG ATtgtggagaagcagcagcagaagatGGATCAGTTGCGCTCACAAGTACAG AGCCTAGAGCAGGAAGTGGCTCAAGAAGAAGGAACAAGCCAGGCCCTGAGAGAGGAGGCCCAGCGAAGGGATTCAGCCCTGCAGCAGCTGCGCACAGCTGTGAAGGAG CTTTCAGTGCAAAACCAGGACTTGATTGAGAAGAATCTGACGCTCCAGGAACACCTGCGCCAGGCCCAACCAGGGTCTCCACCTTCACCAGACACGGCCCAGTTGGCACTTGAGCTGCACCAGGAGTTGGCCAGTTGCCTTCAAGATCTGCAGGCTGTCTGTAGCATTGTGACCCAGAGGGCCCAGGGCCATGACCCCAATCTCTCCCTGCTCCTGGGCATTCACT CACAGCACCCAGAGACTCAGCTAGATTTGCAGAAGCCAGATGTGATCAAGAGGAAACTAGAAGAGGTTCAACAGCTGCGTCGTGACATTGAGGACTTAAGGACCACCATGTCAGACAGATATGCCCAGGACATGGGAGAAAACTGTGTCACACAGTGA
- the UBXN11 gene encoding UBX domain-containing protein 11 isoform X3 — protein sequence MLSDGRGSEEKISVPSCYGGIGAPVSLQVPASHDSELMASMTRKLWDLEQQVKAQTDEILSKDRKIAALEDLVQTLRPHPAEATLQRQEELETMCVQLQRQVREMERFLADYGLQWVGEPMDQEDSESKTVSEDGERDWMTAKKFWKPGDSLAPPEVDFDRLLASLQDLSELVVEGDTQVTPVPGGARLRTLEPIPLKLYRNGIMMFDGPFQPFYDPSTQRCLRDILDGFFPSELQRLYPNGVPFKVSDLRSQVYLEDGLDPFPGEGRVVGRQRMHKALDRVEEHPGSRMTAEKFLNRLPKFVIRKGEVIDIRGPIRDTLQNCCPLPARIQEIVVETPTLAAERERSRESPNTPAPRLSMLRIKSENGEQAFLLMMQPDNTIGDVRALLAQARAMDASAFEIFSTFPPTLYQDDALTLQAAGLVPKAALLLRARQAPKSSPNFSPGPSPGPQ from the exons TCCCTGCATCCCATGACTCGGAGCTGATGGCCTCCATGACGAGGAAGTTGTGGGACCTGGAGCAGCAGGTGAAGGCCCAGACTGATGAGATACTGTCCAAG GATCGGAAGATAGCAGCCCTGGAGGACCTGGTGCAGACCCTCCGGCCACACCCAG CCGAGGCAACCCTGCAGCGGCAGGAGGAACTGGAGACGATGTGCGTGCAGCTACAGCGGCAGGTCAGGGAGATGGAG CGGTTCCTCGCTGACTATGGCCTGCAGTGGGTGGGCGAGCCCATGGACCAGGAGGACTCAGAGAGCAAGACAGTCTCAGAGGATGGCGAGAGGGACTGGATGACAGCCAAGAAGTTCTGGAAGCCAG GGGACTCATTGGCGCCCCCTGAAGTGGACTTTGACAGGCTGCTGGCCAGCCTGCAGGATCTTAGTGAGCTGGTGGTAGAGGGTGACACCCAGGTGACACCAGTGCCCGGTGGGGCACGGCTGCGTACCCTGGAGCCCATCCCACTGAAGCTCTACCGGAATGGCATCATGATGTTCGACGGGCCCTTCCAGCCCTTCTACGATCCCTCCACACAG CGCTGCCTCCGAGACATATTGGATGGCTTCTTTCCCTCAGAGCTCCAGCGACTGTACCCCAATGGGGTCCCCTTTAAG GTGAGTGACTTGCGCAGTCAGGTCTACTTGGAAGATgggctggaccccttcccaggcGAGGGCCGTGTGGTGGGCAGGCAGCGGATGCACAAGGCCTTGGACAGGGTGGAGGAGCACCCAG GCTCCAGGATGACTGCTGAGAAATTTCTGAACAGGCTCCCCAAGTTTGTGATCCGGAAAGGCGAGGTGATTGACATCCGGGGCCCCATCAGGGACACCTTGCAG AACTGCTGCCCATTGCCTGCCCGTATCCAGGAAATTGTGGTGGAGACGCCCACCTTGGCCGCTGAGCGAGAGAG GAGCCGGGAGTCGCCCAACACGCCGGCACCCCGGCTCTCCATGCTGCGCATCAAGTCTGAGAATGGGGAACAGGCCTTCCTACTGATGATGCAGCCTGACAACACCATTGGGGACGTGCGAGCTCTGCTAGCGCAGGCCAG GGCCATGGATGCCTCTGCTTTTGAGATCTTCAGCACATTCCCGCCCACCCTCTACCAGGATGATGCACTCACACTGCAGGCTGCAGGCCTCGTGCCCAAAGCAGCACTGCTGCTGCGGGCACGCCAAGCCCCGAAGTCCAGCCCGAACTTCAGTCCTGGCCCCAGTCCCGGTCCCCAATAA